The Chitinophaga sp. Cy-1792 genome contains the following window.
TAGCAACTAAAAGTCCAAACTAAATCAGAAAAAGCCAAATGCGACCTTGTTAAAGGTAGAGCAATAAATTGGGTATTACAGGATTAATTTATAGGAATATTATAAGAGCTTAAAGAGTTAGCTTCCTGCAACCCAAAAAAACGGGCATTATTTTCAGACGAAAAGTAAAACATAACAGGTTCTTCTTTCTGATTAGGGGAATTTAAAAGCAATTAAATGAAAACATTTTAAACTAATAGTAAGTAATGATTTTAATTTGTCATAAAAGTAATAGGAAGAAGTATGAAATAGCAGAAAAATAAGGTACCTGTATAAAAGAAAAAAGGTTGTCTCTACTGCATAGATACAACCTTTTCTAGTGCCCAGAACTGGATTCGAACCAGCACACCCTTGCAGGCGCTGCGACCTGAACACAGTGCGTCTACCAATTTCGCCATCTGGGCAACTGATTTTGTGTTTCAGGGCTGCAAAGATAAGGATACAATTCAATTCACCAAATCTTTTTAAAATAAAATTTCAGCTACCCCGTAGGGAGTAGCTGAAATTGAGAACGTAAGCATTAGCGTTCATAGAAGGCAGGAGGCTCGATACCCAGTGCTCTCAGGTATACATAACCCTGGCCACGGTGATGAATTTCGTTGTCAACAAAATACTGCAGGATAAATACTACCGGACCTTCATAGAAACCCCAGGAGTTGTCTACCGTACGCAGACGCTCTGGTGTCAGTGCAGGCCAGGCTGCATTCAGCTGGTCGGTCAGCTCATCCCAGTAAGCAAGTAATTCTGCCTTTGTTTTCAAGGCTTCTACTTCCTTGTGCTTCTCTTCAAAGTTGTTCCACTTGCCATAAGCCAAACCATCAATACCGGTAGCAATAGTAGCCATCTCTGCTACCAGCAGCGCAAACGTACGCATACCACCA
Protein-coding sequences here:
- a CDS encoding DinB family protein yields the protein MSATTLNAAPAILTPEDLLAHWQGHRKLTRRVIEAFPEKELFEFTIGGMRTFALLVAEMATIATGIDGLAYGKWNNFEEKHKEVEALKTKAELLAYWDELTDQLNAAWPALTPERLRTVDNSWGFYEGPVVFILQYFVDNEIHHRGQGYVYLRALGIEPPAFYER